A genome region from Pseudanabaena sp. Chao 1811 includes the following:
- the minD gene encoding septum site-determining protein MinD produces MSRIIVVTSGKGGVGKTTSSANLGMAIAKLGRKVVLVDADFGLRNLDLLLGLENRIVYTALEVIARECKLDQALVKDKRQPNLSLLAAPQTRNKTAITAAHMKALVEVLSRYFDYVLIDCPAGIESGFQNAIAGAKEAIIVTTPEISAVRDADRVVGLLEANRITDIKLILNRIRPAMVKNNDMMSVEDVLDILSVKLIGVIPDDEQVIVSTNKGEPLVLSDKPSLAGTAYMNVAKRLEGREVEFLQLEAPPKGIFARLSSWISGNS; encoded by the coding sequence ATGAGTCGCATTATCGTTGTTACCTCTGGTAAAGGTGGTGTCGGCAAGACCACATCTTCCGCAAATCTCGGCATGGCGATCGCTAAGCTCGGACGCAAAGTGGTTTTGGTGGATGCTGATTTTGGCTTGCGAAATCTCGATCTGTTATTGGGATTAGAAAATCGCATCGTGTATACAGCCCTAGAGGTGATTGCGCGAGAATGTAAACTCGACCAAGCCCTAGTCAAAGATAAACGCCAACCGAATCTATCTTTATTGGCAGCACCGCAAACTCGTAATAAAACGGCGATTACTGCCGCGCATATGAAGGCTTTGGTGGAAGTTTTAAGCCGATATTTTGATTATGTCTTGATCGATTGCCCCGCAGGGATTGAGTCAGGGTTTCAAAATGCGATCGCTGGTGCAAAAGAAGCAATTATTGTCACAACTCCTGAAATCTCAGCGGTACGTGATGCTGATCGCGTCGTTGGGCTTTTAGAAGCCAATCGAATTACGGATATTAAGTTAATTTTGAACCGTATTCGCCCAGCTATGGTAAAAAATAACGACATGATGAGTGTCGAAGACGTGTTGGATATTCTGTCAGTTAAATTAATTGGCGTAATACCCGATGACGAACAGGTGATCGTTTCCACCAATAAAGGGGAACCATTGGTGTTGTCAGATAAGCCTTCACTCGCAGGCACTGCCTATATGAATGTGGCAAAACGACTTGAAGGTAGAGAGGTTGAGTTTTTACAACTCGAAGCTCCACCCAAAGGAATCTTTGCCCGTCTGTCAAGCTGGATTAGTGGGA
- the minC gene encoding septum site-determining protein MinC: MNVNERNIAVRTNPLSPSKLQSGAGDLSSAEMPEVIVVPDNQEPVGNIPAPLTLADVEGGELKPIPIKPSKQPQSEPSSDPEVFQVRFKTLDGKLNLLLPTENKTSITLDKVATNAEQAVVNTGNDGNFNASATPLLSLTWQELLAQLEQRMAASGHDWKPRTQVYLQAGDRLLDTRQLQELSESLQNHQLLLHCVVTNRRQTAINAASMGFCVEQGTIFREILGFNPIPDAPLDDPLYIKATVRSGTEIRHSGSIIIFGDVNAGAELISEGDIIVWGKLKGMAHAGVKGNAQAVVMALHLDATQIRIASLIARVESPSTYFCPEVAFVSTQGVPAIQIVQAVDYSKK; this comes from the coding sequence ATGAATGTAAACGAGCGTAATATAGCCGTGAGAACTAATCCTCTGTCGCCTAGCAAACTCCAGTCAGGTGCAGGGGATTTGTCATCTGCGGAGATGCCTGAAGTGATTGTTGTTCCTGACAATCAGGAACCTGTTGGCAACATTCCTGCACCTTTAACTCTTGCGGATGTTGAGGGTGGGGAGCTTAAGCCGATTCCGATCAAACCATCTAAGCAACCGCAATCTGAACCGAGTAGCGATCCTGAGGTTTTTCAAGTCAGATTTAAGACCTTAGATGGCAAGCTAAATCTACTATTGCCGACAGAAAACAAGACAAGTATCACGCTTGATAAAGTAGCTACTAATGCGGAGCAAGCAGTTGTAAATACTGGTAATGATGGCAATTTTAATGCCTCGGCAACGCCATTATTGAGTCTAACTTGGCAAGAGCTACTCGCCCAGCTAGAACAAAGAATGGCGGCAAGTGGGCATGACTGGAAGCCCCGTACACAGGTATATTTGCAAGCAGGCGATCGCTTATTAGATACGCGCCAACTCCAAGAATTATCCGAGTCATTACAAAATCATCAATTGCTGTTACATTGTGTGGTGACAAATCGCCGCCAGACAGCAATTAACGCTGCGAGTATGGGCTTCTGTGTAGAGCAGGGAACCATCTTTCGTGAAATATTAGGTTTCAATCCGATTCCTGATGCGCCTCTGGATGATCCCCTATATATTAAGGCGACCGTAAGATCTGGTACAGAAATTCGGCATTCTGGCAGTATTATTATCTTCGGTGATGTAAATGCTGGTGCAGAGCTAATCTCTGAGGGTGACATTATTGTATGGGGCAAGCTGAAGGGCATGGCTCATGCAGGTGTCAAAGGCAATGCCCAAGCGGTGGTTATGGCTTTGCACCTCGATGCTACCCAAATTAGAATTGCCAGTTTGATCGCCCGTGTTGAGAGTCCGAGTACTTATTTTTGTCCAGAAGTTGCCTTTGTAAGTACGCAAGGTGTACCTGCGATCCAAATTGTCCAAGCTGTTGATTATTCTAAGAAATAA
- a CDS encoding ATP-dependent Clp protease ATP-binding subunit, with protein sequence MFERFTEKAIKVIMLAQEEARRLGHNFVGTEQILLGLIGEGTGVAAKVLKSMGVNLKDARIEVEKIIGRGSGFVAVEIPFTPRAKRVLELSLEEARQLGHNYIGTEHLLLGLIREGEGVAARVLENLGVDLSKVRTQVIRMLGETAEVSAGGGSSGRTKTPTLDEFGSNLTQLAQDGKLDPVVGREKEIERVIQILGRRTKNNPVLIGEPGVGKTAIAEGLAQRISNSDIPDILQEKRVVTLDIGLLVAGTKYRGEFEERLKKIMEEIRTAGNVILVIDEVHTLIGAGAAEGAIDAANILKPALARGELQCIGATTLDEYRKHIERDAALERRFQPVMVGEPSVEETIEILIGLRQRYEEHHKLKIDDEALVAAARLSDRYISDRFLPDKAIDLIDEAGSRVRLINSQLPPAAKELDKELRQTLKDKDDAVRKQDFDKAAELRDKEIDLKQQIRALSQTKKAEAPTEDAPEIRVTEEDIAYIVSSWTGVPVLKITESESVKLMQMEETLHSRVIGQDEAVKAISRAIRRARVGLKSPNRPIASFIFSGPTGVGKTELTKALASYFFGSEEAMIRLDMSEYMERHTVSKLIGSPPGYVGYNEGGQLTEAVRRRPYTVVLFDEIEKAHPDVFNLLLQVLEDGRLTDSKGRTVDFKNTLLIMTSNVGSKVIEKGGGGLGFDFAASQEDALYTRIRSLVNEELKQYFRPEFLNRLDEIIVFRQLTKPEVKEIADLMLNEFFKRMLDKNIVLTVTERFKDLLVQEGYNPSYGARPLRRAIMRLLEDSLAEEILTGKVREGASVQVDVDDDGKVKVIEQEALSGSDNNLQLLPSA encoded by the coding sequence ATGTTTGAACGCTTTACAGAAAAAGCAATTAAAGTCATCATGCTGGCTCAAGAGGAAGCTCGCCGCCTCGGTCATAACTTTGTCGGCACAGAGCAAATCCTATTGGGTCTAATCGGAGAAGGAACTGGCGTTGCCGCCAAAGTACTTAAGTCCATGGGTGTAAACCTCAAAGATGCCCGCATCGAGGTTGAGAAAATCATCGGACGCGGCTCTGGTTTTGTCGCAGTTGAAATACCTTTCACGCCTCGCGCCAAAAGAGTCCTAGAGTTGTCGTTAGAAGAAGCTCGCCAGTTGGGACATAACTATATCGGGACTGAGCATCTATTGCTAGGACTAATTCGCGAAGGCGAAGGCGTTGCCGCTAGAGTTTTAGAAAATCTCGGCGTGGATCTCTCCAAGGTTCGCACACAAGTAATCAGAATGCTCGGTGAGACTGCTGAAGTATCCGCAGGTGGCGGTTCATCGGGACGCACCAAAACACCTACCCTTGATGAATTTGGCTCGAATCTGACTCAGCTAGCCCAAGATGGCAAACTCGATCCTGTTGTGGGTCGTGAAAAAGAAATTGAACGAGTAATCCAAATTCTCGGTCGCCGTACCAAAAACAACCCTGTTTTGATCGGTGAACCGGGGGTAGGTAAAACCGCGATCGCTGAAGGTTTAGCGCAGCGCATCTCTAACAGTGACATCCCCGACATTTTGCAAGAAAAGCGGGTTGTCACCCTCGATATCGGCTTGCTCGTAGCGGGTACAAAATACCGTGGTGAATTTGAGGAACGCCTCAAGAAAATCATGGAAGAAATCCGCACGGCTGGAAATGTGATCTTGGTAATTGATGAAGTCCATACCTTAATCGGTGCTGGTGCTGCCGAAGGCGCGATCGATGCCGCGAATATCTTGAAGCCTGCCCTCGCTCGTGGCGAACTGCAATGCATCGGCGCAACTACCCTTGACGAATACCGTAAGCACATCGAGCGTGATGCTGCCCTAGAGCGTCGCTTCCAACCCGTCATGGTCGGTGAGCCTAGCGTTGAAGAAACCATCGAAATCTTGATCGGTTTACGTCAGCGTTACGAAGAACACCACAAACTCAAGATTGACGACGAAGCCCTTGTTGCCGCCGCAAGATTGTCCGATCGCTACATCAGTGATCGCTTCTTACCCGACAAAGCGATCGACCTGATCGACGAAGCTGGTTCTCGTGTGCGCTTGATTAACTCGCAGTTGCCTCCTGCCGCCAAAGAACTCGACAAAGAATTGCGCCAAACCCTCAAAGATAAGGATGATGCCGTTCGCAAGCAAGACTTTGACAAGGCTGCGGAATTGCGTGATAAGGAAATCGACCTCAAGCAACAAATTCGTGCCCTTAGCCAAACCAAAAAAGCCGAAGCGCCTACCGAGGATGCTCCTGAAATTCGCGTTACCGAAGAGGACATCGCCTACATCGTCAGTTCTTGGACTGGCGTACCTGTTCTCAAGATCACCGAATCCGAGTCCGTCAAGCTCATGCAGATGGAAGAAACCCTGCATAGCCGCGTAATCGGTCAGGATGAAGCGGTTAAGGCAATTTCCCGTGCGATCCGTCGCGCCCGTGTTGGTCTGAAGAGTCCTAACCGTCCGATCGCAAGCTTTATCTTCTCTGGACCTACAGGCGTTGGTAAGACTGAGCTAACCAAGGCACTTGCATCCTACTTCTTCGGTTCCGAAGAAGCGATGATTCGCCTCGATATGTCCGAATACATGGAGCGTCACACCGTATCCAAGCTGATCGGTTCACCTCCTGGATATGTCGGCTACAACGAAGGTGGTCAGCTTACCGAAGCAGTCCGTCGTCGTCCCTACACCGTTGTGCTATTCGACGAAATCGAAAAAGCTCACCCCGATGTCTTCAACTTGCTTTTACAAGTCCTTGAAGATGGTCGCTTGACTGACTCGAAGGGTCGCACCGTTGACTTCAAGAACACCCTCCTGATCATGACCTCCAACGTTGGTTCTAAGGTCATTGAAAAGGGTGGTGGTGGACTCGGCTTTGACTTCGCTGCTAGCCAAGAGGATGCACTCTATACCCGCATTCGCTCCCTAGTTAACGAAGAACTGAAGCAGTACTTCCGTCCAGAGTTCCTCAACCGTCTTGATGAAATCATCGTCTTCCGTCAATTGACTAAGCCCGAAGTCAAGGAGATCGCCGATCTCATGCTCAACGAGTTCTTCAAGCGGATGCTCGATAAGAACATTGTTCTGACCGTGACCGAGCGCTTTAAGGATCTGTTAGTCCAGGAAGGCTATAACCCTAGCTACGGTGCACGTCCATTACGTCGAGCGATCATGCGCTTACTTGAAGATTCTCTTGCTGAAGAGATCTTGACGGGCAAAGTCCGTGAAGGCGCATCGGTACAGGTAGATGTCGATGACGATGGCAAGGTCAAAGTCATTGAACAAGAAGCTTTAAGTGGTTCTGATAACAACCTTCAGTTACTGCCTTCAGCCTAG
- a CDS encoding type II toxin-antitoxin system PemK/MazF family toxin: MVKKLWIPDRQDIIWIDCNPQVGQEMKDVHPFLVLSPRIFNDKTAIVIGLPMTTAAYNADNPFAISVGKVSGRKASKTSYVLCHQPKSFDWRLRGAKPHPLGKLNIELFTQVCDRLNQIIQL, from the coding sequence ATGGTAAAAAAACTATGGATACCCGATCGCCAAGACATTATTTGGATCGATTGCAATCCACAGGTTGGACAGGAAATGAAAGACGTTCATCCTTTCCTAGTACTATCACCACGCATTTTTAATGACAAAACAGCGATCGTAATTGGCTTACCAATGACAACAGCCGCATACAATGCCGACAATCCTTTTGCAATCTCCGTAGGAAAAGTTTCAGGACGTAAAGCCAGTAAAACTAGTTATGTTCTTTGTCATCAGCCCAAATCTTTTGATTGGCGATTACGTGGCGCAAAACCCCATCCTTTAGGAAAGTTGAATATTGAATTGTTTACTCAAGTATGCGATCGCCTTAATCAAATAATCCAGTTGTAA
- a CDS encoding AbrB/MazE/SpoVT family DNA-binding domain-containing protein: protein MAEVILDIKTWGNNLGVRLPAAIARAAHLHVNQRVKLSVIDNQVVITPLDEPLTLEERLAKFDPARHGGEVMATSQRLGAEQW from the coding sequence ATGGCTGAAGTAATACTTGATATCAAAACATGGGGCAATAACTTAGGTGTTCGGCTACCCGCAGCGATCGCTCGTGCTGCCCATCTCCACGTCAACCAAAGAGTGAAACTATCTGTTATCGATAATCAAGTCGTTATTACACCTTTAGATGAGCCATTAACTCTTGAAGAGCGGCTAGCTAAATTTGATCCAGCCCGACATGGTGGCGAAGTGATGGCAACATCGCAAAGACTTGGCGCAGAGCAATGGTAA
- a CDS encoding DUF2283 domain-containing protein, protein METRDLDENTLLDLDEDAQLCSMTIEHAKERVCIPEIDYQQIAAQIDTAISYSIDKILVNS, encoded by the coding sequence ATGGAGACACGAGATTTAGACGAGAATACATTATTGGATTTAGATGAAGATGCTCAACTTTGCAGTATGACGATTGAACACGCTAAAGAAAGGGTATGTATTCCAGAGATTGATTATCAACAGATAGCTGCACAGATTGACACAGCGATCAGTTATTCCATAGATAAAATACTTGTCAACAGTTGA
- a CDS encoding DUF3293 domain-containing protein — protein sequence MFRYFKDLEKLADALHVEHFATMGEELQYVDSQDPTVEVLARMKANDFNIVPVKKDGEKSFFIDREKDLKAHAEGETIASRMKPIDPSKFVGKDASIKDALKELGERGWFFVGTGNDLQGIVTLEDFGRPAVSFYLLAKLLMIESGLRRLLGTYTNIPTTDSPSKDGVDGDPKYFKDVIKKIKEYSDKPKEISISNLRDDLKKYDVTLEHLGSMAALRDELAHGRNILSFAKDIKDLIKRNEKINNVLAAISKLDDYREQLWKAYEGTHIVTLKEEFWVGSNIVDLPLDLLSSPAIYIISAANPSGEVLSEDKNKIRTNALLDILNSRCSKNNDGKWEYEEVVGQSPDGNWKQNSFAVGGIGINEARELAEMFGQRAVFELDQDYIRVIPTNPKDQYEVKDLPRKR from the coding sequence ATGTTCAGATACTTTAAAGACTTAGAAAAATTAGCAGATGCGCTTCATGTTGAGCATTTTGCAACGATGGGCGAAGAATTACAATATGTTGATTCACAAGATCCTACTGTAGAAGTACTTGCTCGGATGAAGGCGAATGATTTTAATATTGTTCCTGTGAAAAAAGATGGCGAAAAATCTTTCTTTATTGATAGAGAAAAAGATCTCAAAGCTCATGCTGAAGGGGAAACTATTGCAAGTCGTATGAAACCAATAGACCCAAGTAAATTTGTTGGGAAAGATGCGTCTATTAAAGATGCACTAAAAGAACTAGGTGAAAGAGGATGGTTTTTTGTCGGTACAGGTAATGACTTACAGGGGATTGTTACTCTAGAGGATTTTGGTAGACCCGCAGTTTCTTTCTATTTGTTAGCAAAGTTATTGATGATAGAATCTGGACTTCGCAGATTGTTGGGTACATATACAAATATTCCTACTACTGACTCCCCATCCAAAGACGGAGTTGATGGAGATCCTAAGTATTTTAAAGATGTAATTAAAAAAATTAAAGAGTATTCCGATAAACCAAAAGAAATTAGTATATCAAATCTTCGGGATGACTTAAAAAAATATGATGTGACATTAGAACATCTAGGATCTATGGCTGCTCTTCGAGATGAGCTTGCTCATGGACGAAATATACTTTCGTTTGCTAAAGATATAAAAGATCTTATTAAACGCAACGAGAAAATCAACAATGTGTTAGCAGCTATTTCCAAATTAGATGACTACAGAGAGCAATTATGGAAAGCTTATGAAGGTACGCATATAGTTACGTTGAAAGAGGAGTTTTGGGTTGGTTCCAATATAGTGGATTTGCCTCTAGATCTATTATCATCCCCAGCCATTTATATAATAAGTGCTGCGAATCCATCAGGAGAAGTGCTTTCAGAAGACAAAAACAAAATCAGAACTAACGCACTGCTTGATATTCTCAATAGCCGTTGTTCAAAGAATAATGATGGTAAGTGGGAATACGAAGAAGTTGTTGGTCAATCTCCCGATGGAAACTGGAAACAGAATAGCTTTGCTGTTGGAGGTATTGGTATAAATGAAGCTCGTGAGTTAGCAGAAATGTTTGGACAAAGGGCAGTTTTTGAGCTTGATCAAGACTATATTCGTGTTATTCCGACTAATCCTAAAGATCAATATGAAGTTAAAGATTTACCTCGTAAACGTTGA
- a CDS encoding BrnT family toxin, with translation MQFEWDETKNLENIRKHEIDFVDIPSMFDGEMLIELDNRFDYGEDRWFGIGFLGLGIAVVVWTERKNNIIRIISARRANRHEQRRFEQYLSY, from the coding sequence ATGCAGTTTGAGTGGGACGAAACAAAAAATCTTGAAAACATTCGTAAACATGAGATTGACTTTGTAGATATTCCCTCAATGTTTGATGGTGAAATGCTGATTGAGCTAGATAACCGCTTTGATTATGGTGAAGATCGCTGGTTTGGGATCGGTTTTCTCGGTCTTGGAATAGCGGTAGTAGTCTGGACAGAACGTAAAAACAACATCATCCGAATCATTTCTGCAAGAAGAGCCAACCGTCATGAACAGAGAAGATTTGAACAGTACCTCTCGTACTAA
- a CDS encoding BrnA antitoxin family protein, translating into MNREDLNSTSRTNWEALKAMSDEDIDYSDIPPLTDEFFERATLRIPVDQAQNLVQLDPDVKQWFQNQGDQYKTLINSVLRQYIENSKTQQSA; encoded by the coding sequence ATGAACAGAGAAGATTTGAACAGTACCTCTCGTACTAACTGGGAAGCATTGAAGGCAATGTCAGATGAGGATATTGACTATTCAGATATTCCACCACTAACAGATGAATTTTTTGAACGTGCAACTTTACGCATTCCCGTAGATCAAGCTCAAAACTTAGTTCAACTAGATCCTGATGTAAAACAATGGTTTCAGAATCAAGGAGATCAGTATAAAACTCTGATTAATAGTGTGTTACGCCAATATATTGAAAACAGTAAAACTCAACAGTCCGCCTAA
- a CDS encoding sulfite exporter TauE/SafE family protein, which translates to MSELMPIVYLSVVSFFAWIVSTLAGGGSPFILIPLVNLLMGAAAVPPVITIGMFFGNAHRVLLFWRDIDWVLTAWYAPGAIAGAILGAYTFTQIHLDWLQIVIAIFLIVSAVLFELEKSPEKTVAEDQAKQIKLVDDSKELEEIEELIEINQLGELSELSALEKSDLIPQEVKPKFKLQAWHIMPAGFLKAYVSGLVGTTGPVLNPFYLGYGLVKEKMLATKATHMTIIHVVKIITYGALAAMSKEQIVAGLAIGLAAIPANLIGKYLLNRMSPQQFRQVVLAFMGLGGSWMLWQQRSLFLNIL; encoded by the coding sequence ATGTCAGAACTCATGCCAATTGTATATCTCAGCGTGGTTAGCTTTTTTGCTTGGATTGTTAGCACTTTGGCAGGTGGGGGTAGTCCCTTCATCCTAATTCCTCTAGTTAACCTGCTCATGGGAGCTGCCGCCGTTCCACCTGTAATCACGATCGGTATGTTTTTTGGTAACGCCCACCGAGTTTTACTGTTTTGGCGAGATATTGACTGGGTTTTGACAGCTTGGTATGCACCGGGGGCGATCGCAGGGGCAATTTTGGGAGCCTATACCTTTACCCAAATCCATCTCGATTGGTTGCAAATCGTGATTGCAATATTCCTAATTGTGAGTGCTGTTTTATTTGAACTAGAAAAAAGTCCCGAAAAAACCGTTGCTGAGGATCAGGCAAAACAGATCAAACTGGTCGATGATTCCAAGGAGTTAGAAGAGATAGAAGAACTGATCGAAATCAATCAGCTAGGTGAATTAAGTGAATTAAGCGCTCTTGAAAAATCAGATTTAATTCCTCAAGAAGTAAAACCCAAATTTAAACTTCAGGCTTGGCACATTATGCCTGCGGGTTTCCTCAAGGCTTATGTATCAGGTTTAGTCGGCACTACTGGCCCCGTCTTAAATCCTTTTTATCTAGGCTATGGATTGGTCAAGGAGAAAATGCTAGCCACTAAAGCAACTCATATGACAATTATCCATGTCGTGAAAATCATCACCTACGGTGCGTTAGCCGCCATGTCAAAGGAACAAATTGTCGCAGGATTAGCGATCGGCTTAGCCGCAATACCTGCGAACCTCATTGGCAAATATCTCCTTAATCGCATGAGTCCTCAACAGTTCCGCCAAGTTGTTCTTGCTTTTATGGGACTTGGTGGCTCATGGATGCTATGGCAACAAAGAAGTCTGTTTTTAAATATCCTGTAG
- the rimI gene encoding ribosomal protein S18-alanine N-acetyltransferase: MSLSTRIYLSEIDQKFLAQLRAIDCACLGDFWSLEAYQREIDNPSSCVLGLTTENHELLGFGCLWAVMEEAHITVLAVRPEYQGQGFGKSLVWGLLKKARDRHLEWATLEVRESNHIAIALYQSFGFQEIGRRPKYYEMTGEDALMLWRKGIHTQEFGILLEHWHESISFNLLAKGWDL; this comes from the coding sequence ATGAGCCTATCGACCCGAATCTATCTAAGTGAGATTGATCAAAAATTTTTAGCGCAGTTAAGGGCTATTGATTGTGCGTGCCTAGGTGATTTTTGGAGTTTAGAAGCTTATCAACGTGAAATCGATAACCCTAGTAGTTGCGTACTCGGCTTAACAACGGAAAATCATGAATTACTTGGTTTTGGTTGCCTTTGGGCTGTTATGGAAGAAGCGCATATTACGGTTTTAGCGGTACGTCCCGAATATCAAGGTCAAGGTTTCGGAAAGTCTCTAGTTTGGGGCTTACTTAAAAAGGCTCGCGATCGCCATTTGGAATGGGCAACCCTCGAAGTCCGCGAGTCCAATCACATAGCGATCGCCTTATATCAAAGCTTTGGATTTCAAGAAATCGGTAGAAGACCTAAATATTACGAAATGACAGGTGAAGATGCTTTGATGCTATGGCGCAAAGGAATACATACCCAAGAGTTTGGGATATTGCTAGAGCATTGGCATGAGTCAATATCTTTCAATTTGTTAGCTAAAGGCTGGGATTTATAA
- a CDS encoding peptidoglycan-binding domain-containing protein, with protein MDAILRQGSKGNAVAELQQILQVKGFYTGKIDGDFGAGTANAVLKFQKANGLTADGIVGNASWAKLRASSPLPSTPQPAPPSAQLLPTLLPGSQGQAVAQAQQLLKAKGYYQGRIDGDFGVGTRDAIAAFQRANGLTVDGKVGAQTWQKLQAPAIADVTPSPSTTPPTEVVIVRPPDITPSPTPATPSPSPNPTPTPPSSVFVPTPTASPDTSPSPAIPAASAISLVDAANSYSRGKLPNQTVAINNLQANISGEILQQFLQRWQVASGQANTVASLQEALSGYNSSQMLNQNLALQWLQSQLLPQTLDQFRQDWSNLNVAVGTVGTPFTPSPQPSTQPTNTLPLLNLTDAVKVYKRSASQVTALENLQAAIPDQTLQQFFQRWSTASEQSAIAISLLDVFQDYNSQQFPSQVTALQWLEKELTTAQLENFSRDWQA; from the coding sequence ATGGACGCAATATTAAGACAAGGTAGTAAGGGTAATGCTGTAGCTGAGTTACAGCAAATTCTTCAGGTTAAAGGATTTTATACTGGCAAAATCGATGGTGATTTTGGGGCTGGTACTGCCAACGCGGTTTTAAAATTTCAAAAAGCTAATGGTCTAACGGCTGATGGCATTGTGGGTAATGCTAGCTGGGCAAAATTGCGAGCATCTAGCCCATTACCAAGTACTCCTCAACCTGCTCCGCCTTCTGCCCAATTATTACCAACTTTATTACCAGGGTCGCAAGGTCAAGCTGTAGCTCAAGCCCAACAACTTCTCAAGGCAAAGGGCTATTACCAAGGTCGCATTGATGGTGATTTTGGCGTAGGCACAAGGGATGCGATCGCGGCTTTTCAACGTGCCAATGGTTTAACTGTTGATGGCAAAGTGGGCGCACAAACATGGCAAAAATTACAAGCACCTGCGATCGCTGATGTTACACCTTCGCCATCTACAACTCCACCAACTGAGGTAGTGATTGTTCGTCCACCAGATATAACACCCTCACCTACACCTGCAACCCCATCTCCATCACCTAATCCTACTCCTACTCCTCCATCCTCAGTCTTTGTCCCTACGCCGACAGCTTCTCCAGATACCAGCCCTTCACCTGCGATTCCAGCAGCAAGCGCTATTAGTTTAGTTGATGCTGCTAATAGCTATAGCCGTGGCAAATTACCGAATCAAACCGTGGCTATTAATAATTTGCAAGCGAATATTTCAGGTGAAATATTGCAGCAATTTTTGCAACGTTGGCAAGTTGCCTCTGGTCAAGCAAATACTGTGGCATCTTTGCAGGAAGCTCTTAGTGGTTATAACAGTAGCCAAATGCTTAATCAAAATCTCGCTTTACAGTGGTTACAAAGTCAACTACTACCCCAAACCCTTGATCAGTTTCGCCAAGACTGGTCAAATCTGAACGTTGCTGTAGGCACAGTAGGTACACCATTTACCCCATCTCCTCAACCCAGCACCCAGCCCACAAATACACTCCCACTGCTCAATCTAACGGATGCCGTCAAGGTTTATAAGCGTAGTGCTAGTCAAGTAACTGCCCTAGAAAATCTCCAAGCTGCTATACCTGATCAAACCTTGCAACAATTTTTCCAACGTTGGTCAACGGCTTCCGAGCAAAGTGCGATCGCCATTTCTTTGTTAGATGTTTTCCAAGACTACAACAGCCAGCAATTTCCGAGTCAAGTTACTGCCTTGCAATGGCTAGAAAAGGAATTGACCACTGCTCAGTTAGAGAATTTCTCACGAGATTGGCAAGCTTAA
- a CDS encoding L-threonylcarbamoyladenylate synthase has product MGLVSLAALIAGARSGQLVSFPTDTVPALAVRPDRSTDIFTLKQRSPDKPLILMASSWQEFLPFIDIGHPALEIWEQTAEKYFAGAVTLVLPASDRGAKLNQGFTTLGIRIPDSKIAIAILQQTGAMLTTSANKSNQPPLREMLEIATNFPNVWTLGDGIDIAEPIGSGLPSTVVEWTQGGWLVRRQGAIKF; this is encoded by the coding sequence ATGGGTTTAGTATCTTTAGCAGCTTTAATTGCAGGTGCGAGATCGGGGCAGTTAGTTAGCTTTCCGACTGATACTGTACCTGCTTTGGCGGTACGCCCCGATCGCAGTACCGATATTTTTACTCTCAAGCAGCGATCGCCTGATAAGCCATTGATCTTGATGGCATCGAGTTGGCAGGAGTTTTTACCATTTATTGATATTGGACATCCCGCTTTAGAAATTTGGGAACAAACTGCTGAGAAATATTTTGCGGGAGCCGTAACTTTGGTTTTGCCTGCTAGCGATCGCGGCGCAAAGTTAAATCAAGGCTTTACAACTTTAGGTATCAGAATTCCTGATAGTAAAATTGCGATCGCAATTTTGCAGCAAACAGGAGCCATGCTGACTACTAGTGCCAATAAAAGTAATCAGCCCCCCTTACGCGAAATGCTAGAAATAGCTACTAATTTCCCAAATGTATGGACTTTAGGTGATGGGATCGATATTGCTGAGCCAATAGGAAGTGGTTTGCCATCGACAGTCGTGGAATGGACACAAGGGGGGTGGTTAGTTCGTCGGCAAGGGGCAATTAAGTTTTAA